GATGGCGTCGAGGCTAAAATACGCATCCCAGCCGGTACCCAAAATGGCCGGGTTTTTCGCCTTAAGGAGAAGGGGATCCCCTATGCTCGTGGGGGTGGACGTGGTGACCAACAGATCAAGGTTAAAATTGTTATTCCAACAGAGCTGACCCAGAAACAAAAAGAGATTCTGCTTGAGTTGTCTCAGACATTTGGTACGCCAGTCACCCCTCAGGATGGAAAGGGGTTCTTCCACAAAGTAAAAGATGTCTTCGCCCCCGATTGATCGGATTGCTTTATGAATTGGCTCGAACTAGCCATCGAGGTTGATACCGAGTCTGTGGAGGTGGTCGCCGAGCTTCTACAACACTTCACCTACGGTGGCGTGGTTATCGAACAAGAGGTCGCTTCGCCAAATGATGGAGAATTGATCCACGCCAACCTTGAGGGCCCCATCACGATCAAGGGTTATTTGCCGATCGATGAAGACTCCCAAATTGTAAAACAGAAGGTGGAAGAGTCCCTCTGGCATCTTCATTTCCTCGGCAATATCGGCCCCTTGCGCTCCAAGATCCTCGCTGAAGAGGATTGGTCTACCGCTTGGAAAGAGCATTATCAGGTTCAACATACCGGCACACGCCTTGTCATCAAGCCTTCCTGGCGCGACTACCAAGCGCGCCCTGGGGAAATCATTGTGGTTCTTGATCCAGGTATGGCTTTCGGCACTGGGCTTCATCCTTCAACACGACTATGCTTACTTGAGATGGAAAATTGGATCAAACCGTCGACTTACGTGCTCGATTTTGGTACAGGATCCGGGATTCTGGGTATCGCTGCGGCAAAATTGGGCGCATCCCACGTGGTAGCTCTCGACGTCGATGAAGTGGCTATACAGTCTGCCTGGAATAACGTTCACCTGAATAACCTGGAGGGCATCGTAACCATATTCTTGGGCACTCTATCTGACCTGCTTAATGGTAAGATCAGGGATGCCCCTCTCGTCTTCGATCTCATCCTGGCTAA
Above is a genomic segment from Chloroflexota bacterium containing:
- the prmA gene encoding 50S ribosomal protein L11 methyltransferase, producing MNWLELAIEVDTESVEVVAELLQHFTYGGVVIEQEVASPNDGELIHANLEGPITIKGYLPIDEDSQIVKQKVEESLWHLHFLGNIGPLRSKILAEEDWSTAWKEHYQVQHTGTRLVIKPSWRDYQARPGEIIVVLDPGMAFGTGLHPSTRLCLLEMENWIKPSTYVLDFGTGSGILGIAAAKLGASHVVALDVDEVAIQSAWNNVHLNNLEGIVTIFLGTLSDLLNGKIRDAPLVFDLILANITAKVIMASAENIALCLRSEGILISSGIIQDQAERVCAVLRQVGINIIHKRQQDDWIALVGQKSA